From one Mesomycoplasma ovipneumoniae genomic stretch:
- the dcm gene encoding DNA cytosine methyltransferase, translated as MSKNLKFIDLFSGIGGFRLALEELGLECVFSSEIDEHAIEMYKANFGDNSKCDITQLNPDTLPNFDILCAGFPCQAFSISGKQKGFEDSARGTLFFDICRVLKKKKPKAFILENVQNLEKHDKGNTLFIMIKTLSELGYSVSYKVLNAKDFGVPQNRERIIIIGNKEGKVFDFSDIQKHKVSSMYEFLDKQGEFEYLDETDYTLIETERIKKQKSGLIFCGYRNKKIRTIGVRKGTEYLSRVHKQPNRIYSAEGIHPTITSQEQSGRYFIYVDGKVRKLTLNECYKFMGFPNDFIKVGAKAKLYERIGNSVCVPMIRNVAKEVINQFWNESEGNEVNVSEFLEKTYNDSLSIKSLDEIDLTDTQKNYIKSIVEKEETLKGVYTVLITSLVYKCLHIKQDIRLHQANMDNGYSGRSFDTKYITPFLKQKQFLGAMKDSGWFTRSLEQNIPYNLDFPGKINNKVVKDAFLKILNDIEENGAKPQNYLMGIFHLSIKARELKSVRVINPVERESTLSINEIIDLLEKHFYYSYKSRGASILPVVALYSVYECITKELKRFDDKFLQQISSHYSSDRSSGNAGDIVVINNDGSLYEVVEVKFDIAPNYIMVDDAYKKFCNTTIQRYYILSTLAPKDDELEIIHDLVEKIKTEHGCQVIINGVFPTLKYYLRLLDNTDLFMERYIHNIQTHPEINAEHKIAWNDLLTKETKGD; from the coding sequence ATGAGTAAGAATCTTAAATTTATAGATTTATTTTCAGGAATAGGAGGATTTAGGTTAGCACTTGAAGAGTTGGGATTAGAATGTGTATTTAGTAGTGAAATAGACGAACACGCAATAGAAATGTACAAAGCTAATTTTGGCGATAATTCTAAATGTGATATTACACAATTAAATCCAGATACATTGCCTAATTTTGATATTCTTTGTGCAGGATTTCCTTGTCAAGCTTTTTCAATTAGTGGAAAGCAAAAAGGTTTTGAGGACAGTGCAAGAGGAACTTTGTTTTTCGATATTTGCAGAGTATTAAAGAAAAAAAAGCCTAAAGCATTTATTTTAGAAAATGTTCAAAATTTAGAAAAACACGATAAAGGAAATACTCTATTTATAATGATAAAAACTTTGAGTGAATTAGGATATTCTGTTTCATATAAAGTTTTGAATGCAAAAGATTTTGGTGTACCTCAAAATAGAGAAAGAATAATAATAATTGGAAATAAAGAGGGTAAGGTATTTGATTTTAGTGATATACAGAAACATAAAGTAAGTTCAATGTATGAATTTCTTGATAAACAGGGTGAGTTTGAATACTTAGATGAAACAGACTACACTTTAATAGAAACAGAAAGAATTAAGAAGCAAAAATCAGGGCTTATTTTTTGTGGGTATCGAAATAAAAAAATTCGCACAATTGGAGTAAGAAAAGGAACAGAATATTTATCAAGAGTTCATAAACAACCAAACAGAATTTATTCTGCTGAGGGGATACATCCAACAATTACTTCTCAAGAGCAAAGCGGAAGATATTTTATTTATGTTGATGGTAAAGTTAGAAAACTGACACTTAATGAATGTTATAAGTTTATGGGATTTCCAAATGACTTTATAAAGGTCGGGGCAAAAGCGAAATTGTATGAAAGAATAGGGAATAGCGTTTGTGTACCAATGATAAGAAATGTTGCTAAAGAAGTAATAAATCAATTTTGGAATGAAAGTGAGGGTAATGAAGTGAATGTGAGTGAGTTTTTAGAAAAAACATATAATGACAGTTTGTCAATTAAGTCCTTAGATGAAATTGATTTAACAGATACTCAGAAAAATTATATTAAATCAATTGTTGAAAAAGAGGAAACCTTAAAAGGTGTATATACTGTCTTAATTACAAGTTTAGTATATAAATGTTTGCATATAAAACAAGATATTAGATTGCATCAAGCAAATATGGACAATGGTTATAGTGGAAGAAGTTTTGATACTAAATACATTACTCCATTTCTGAAACAGAAGCAGTTCTTAGGAGCAATGAAAGACTCAGGATGATTCACAAGAAGTCTTGAACAAAATATACCATACAACTTAGACTTTCCAGGTAAGATAAATAATAAAGTGGTTAAAGACGCTTTCTTAAAGATTTTAAATGATATAGAAGAGAATGGAGCTAAACCACAAAATTATTTAATGGGAATCTTTCATTTGAGCATAAAAGCAAGGGAACTTAAATCTGTTAGAGTGATAAACCCGGTAGAAAGAGAATCGACTTTGAGTATAAATGAGATAATAGATTTGTTAGAAAAACATTTTTATTATAGTTATAAAAGTAGAGGAGCTTCCATATTGCCAGTAGTTGCTTTATACAGTGTCTATGAATGTATAACTAAAGAGTTAAAAAGATTTGACGATAAATTTTTACAGCAAATATCATCTCATTATAGTTCTGATAGAAGTAGTGGAAATGCTGGCGATATTGTAGTTATAAACAACGATGGAAGTTTATATGAAGTTGTAGAAGTAAAGTTTGATATAGCACCAAACTATATAATGGTAGATGATGCCTATAAAAAGTTTTGTAATACAACAATACAAAGGTATTATATATTAAGTACATTGGCTCCTAAAGATGATGAATTAGAAATAATTCATGATTTAGTTGAAAAAATCAAAACGGAACATGGGTGTCAAGTAATTATAAATGGTGTATTTCCGACCTTAAAATATTATTTAAGATTGTTAGATAATACAGATTTATTTATGGAAAGGTATATTCATAACATACAAACTCATCCAGAAATAAATGCAGAACACAAAATAGCTTGGAATGATTTATTAACAAAAGAAACTAAAGGCGATTAA
- a CDS encoding helix-turn-helix domain-containing protein yields the protein MNISYEPLWNLLKSRNMKKKYLKKTSGISSNIVARMGKDEGVSLETIVKICAALDCKIEEMVEIIRDTEI from the coding sequence ATGAACATATCGTATGAGCCATTATGGAATCTTTTGAAATCAAGAAATATGAAGAAAAAATATTTAAAAAAAACTTCTGGTATTAGTAGCAATATTGTAGCTAGAATGGGAAAAGATGAAGGTGTAAGTTTAGAAACAATAGTAAAAATATGTGCCGCACTAGATTGTAAAATTGAAGAAATGGTTGAAATAATTAGGGATACGGAGATTTAA
- a CDS encoding P97 family adhesin: MQKKNAKILIGSAAAIVLMSTVFGTVAGLAAKTKYRGVNPTQGVVSQLGLIDSVSFKPSVAHFTSDYKTVKQALLGDKTFNASSSEFSDFASKFNFLTNNGRSVLAIPNKYKVVIEKFEAQDEQQRFFLSFHLEETLEDKNVARSATKSIYLSVVDAPKAALAQFSDIVDSNFANLVPSPLSHFSSTSVKPLALTRADDFAKTLNQLETLEEFESHLSKFFDIQAIKAKIRLEAQGFGFAKGDLEEPFVFSFVKNPQNSNEWATSLNQKVPAVRLYLKTEFGPQAKATLANYKHKDESFLTSIDLVASDKSTLFANTNDLSSQLDVNLLDASDYYIDPDKPQVDPTTGVLLPSSLSLFQRDLLRKASDKSVDKFSLFRYDAINFYKQLQELVSKPAAIKDIIDASLTRGLTFSFGKYDLLFDNLREHLDYDFLVSNAKIRQNSVSQKLFIELPIKIKLKSSIFGDTGENIKTILEKTVSFKLDNFRDQKIEDALASLYPKLSEQLKQLKAAQSTQEAAQQLAAISPFPSQSAAETLGATKENPYDIVQGAPKSYLLSKYEIKQLIDQGDYKKLISLLSDQNSYNIDFKLGSTLQAQNIQVPSDKEISNLNATIDSAQSLKNADIYSVSTSTFKNRASLFAYFRYLLSLEPKEAIKKLVNIGTQMGLEFEGYQDLPLNPTLEDLAKVKIKTKFDNYEHSQDFLSEQDADENQDESVGTKFGLKLLDFNGYFANDITSPNQGMALFLPASLDSNQTQTTSTQPSSTQTTDWKTEITKKLVSDKNQLASLPFAIWNRIIGQEKAQNTEEKLTYKILKNYQDAIKIAKQPAFWNTLDADNQSQVPFKDQNFSKISSLSDLVFAFYTQAALANNWNEYQDSGARPSIKFEIEEDASETAKEGNVIALKIKYVVGFDDNAGKFVDDVIASSPQTIFVRTSGKSEAEVKQKNNLDQMIEDAPLSSQSLILDAEKFAHLQILANSIYDKKKPKPEEVPQKKSEFRWIDDKVPGQPRPEVKRPEINQDEFFKDKLKPVAVEVSTFSSLDESPYFASPFQDSPQTSQGSESSQSSNQDLQTLKQKLEILLGEQFSNYFNNLDPNISFEIESVKQISPEVYSVSLSLVKNVVDGNTTTKVKSDKSLTLVVQKQQTNIPELAKSPQISNTSWAKQYNPDEPLANSTTITLEFKNPIQTDATGKPTSQWLSSVPVTIHPALINISPQADVLDQAIANELLSRLDTNSLVGSPTTDTIMKVLQRKQVDEIIKELKSKVSEILSSLIRPVENAFVRHETTKSHILSLAHIQNSNHSPIKLSLNSLTNTNPEVKVANLKLINEKTISFDLESSNIKRLINAPIEIASELSDKKFDLESMKVHNTLSQENSDSDTQTQTSTITFIKPKFIVERTVGVPWSTSEVVFAAKKNLNDPTKRDLSKVKDSSFFVYGWRIFTIPLNGQTYQTPALQVQPLFDPLVDMFPVPQVQSLTSLSFKVFDPDGYLYQKLYSKSATNVDLYSYRLNQTKEQSTRKGWTNQHPSQANFGNNNFSLPNNYLNIITNQPTKVTFYNASDFITDLFNDPDQKQEDINDKYTDNVKEKVGANAADWGSAYFNLWYPRKLIQEQSNIISANLNDLLFVDPDELEKNIKMIAPNFTNWWPNFQNSEVAEIRTKHNEEAFKKVNLLPQGWTQIHDGGYPLKVQKTAFNRDTRTFTLTTNLPIPTQDYYQDVKDTDDWRFVFQNDNNQIAMLKANMLKQGSKNPHYQDKGWIQFETVIPEHFFSTNVRFAGIFKQEDKKLKWLPIIDTEYVVDDRYFGNIISDPLDLKKARGRGFTNNAFGDIFKEFNIHRKKQS, from the coding sequence ATGCAAAAGAAAAACGCAAAAATATTAATTGGTAGTGCAGCTGCAATTGTACTAATGTCGACAGTATTTGGAACTGTCGCCGGACTTGCTGCTAAAACTAAATATCGCGGAGTTAATCCTACCCAAGGTGTTGTTAGTCAGCTCGGACTAATTGATTCAGTAAGTTTTAAACCAAGTGTTGCTCACTTTACAAGTGATTATAAAACTGTTAAACAAGCACTTTTAGGGGATAAAACTTTTAATGCAAGCAGCTCTGAATTTAGCGATTTTGCATCAAAATTCAATTTTTTAACTAATAATGGCCGTAGTGTTTTGGCAATTCCAAACAAATACAAAGTTGTCATTGAAAAATTTGAAGCCCAAGATGAACAACAACGCTTTTTCCTTTCCTTTCATTTGGAAGAAACTCTTGAAGACAAAAATGTTGCCCGCTCAGCAACAAAATCAATTTACCTTTCAGTAGTTGATGCCCCAAAGGCAGCACTAGCTCAATTTAGTGATATTGTTGATTCAAATTTTGCTAATTTAGTTCCTAGTCCACTTTCTCATTTTTCATCAACCTCAGTTAAACCTTTAGCCCTAACTCGTGCTGATGATTTTGCAAAAACATTAAATCAACTTGAGACATTAGAGGAATTTGAGTCTCATTTAAGCAAATTTTTTGACATCCAAGCAATTAAGGCAAAAATTCGTCTTGAAGCCCAAGGCTTTGGTTTTGCCAAAGGTGACCTAGAAGAACCTTTTGTATTTAGTTTTGTTAAAAATCCACAAAACTCAAATGAATGAGCAACAAGTCTAAACCAAAAAGTTCCTGCGGTTCGTTTATATTTGAAAACTGAATTCGGGCCTCAGGCAAAAGCTACACTAGCAAACTATAAACATAAAGATGAGTCATTTTTAACTTCAATTGATTTAGTAGCAAGCGACAAGTCTACTTTATTTGCTAACACCAATGATCTAAGCTCCCAACTCGATGTTAATTTACTTGATGCTTCTGATTATTATATTGATCCAGATAAGCCTCAGGTTGACCCGACAACTGGAGTTTTACTTCCTTCTTCACTTAGTCTTTTCCAACGTGATTTATTAAGAAAAGCTTCTGATAAGTCAGTTGATAAATTTTCTTTGTTTCGTTATGATGCAATTAATTTTTACAAACAACTCCAAGAACTTGTAAGTAAACCTGCTGCAATCAAAGATATAATTGATGCCAGCTTAACACGTGGCCTAACTTTTTCTTTTGGTAAATACGATTTACTTTTTGATAATTTACGCGAGCATCTTGATTATGACTTTTTAGTTTCAAATGCTAAAATCCGTCAAAATTCAGTCTCACAAAAATTATTTATTGAACTGCCAATCAAAATTAAGCTAAAGTCATCAATTTTTGGCGACACTGGCGAAAATATTAAAACTATTTTGGAAAAAACTGTAAGTTTTAAACTTGATAATTTCCGTGATCAAAAAATCGAGGATGCCCTAGCCAGCCTTTATCCAAAACTTAGCGAGCAACTAAAACAATTAAAAGCTGCCCAAAGCACCCAAGAGGCCGCCCAACAACTAGCTGCTATTTCCCCATTTCCGTCTCAGTCAGCTGCTGAGACCCTAGGTGCAACCAAAGAAAATCCTTATGATATTGTCCAAGGTGCTCCAAAATCCTATTTACTTTCAAAATACGAAATTAAACAATTAATCGACCAAGGAGACTATAAAAAACTAATTAGTCTTTTAAGTGATCAAAATTCTTACAATATTGACTTTAAATTAGGCTCAACTCTACAAGCCCAAAATATTCAAGTTCCGTCTGACAAGGAAATATCTAATTTAAATGCAACAATTGACTCAGCTCAGTCTTTAAAAAATGCTGATATTTATTCAGTTTCGACTTCGACATTTAAAAATCGTGCTTCTTTATTTGCTTATTTCCGTTATCTTTTATCATTAGAACCTAAAGAGGCAATCAAAAAACTTGTTAATATTGGAACTCAAATGGGTCTTGAATTTGAAGGCTATCAAGACTTACCGCTAAATCCAACCTTAGAGGACCTAGCAAAAGTAAAAATTAAAACTAAATTTGATAACTATGAGCACTCCCAAGATTTTCTAAGTGAGCAGGATGCCGATGAGAACCAAGACGAATCAGTGGGAACAAAATTTGGACTAAAGCTTCTTGATTTTAATGGTTATTTTGCTAATGACATTACAAGTCCAAATCAAGGAATGGCTTTATTTTTACCAGCAAGTCTAGATTCTAATCAAACTCAGACAACCTCAACTCAGCCAAGTTCAACCCAAACTACAGACTGAAAAACTGAAATTACTAAAAAACTTGTTAGTGATAAAAACCAGTTAGCAAGTCTACCTTTTGCAATTTGAAACAGAATTATTGGCCAAGAAAAAGCCCAAAACACTGAAGAAAAACTAACATACAAAATTCTTAAAAACTACCAAGATGCAATTAAAATTGCCAAACAACCGGCTTTTTGAAATACTTTAGATGCTGATAATCAATCTCAAGTTCCTTTTAAAGATCAGAATTTTAGTAAAATCTCAAGTCTTAGTGATTTAGTTTTTGCCTTTTATACTCAGGCAGCCTTAGCTAATAATTGAAATGAATATCAAGACTCAGGAGCACGTCCTTCAATTAAATTTGAAATTGAAGAAGATGCATCTGAAACCGCTAAAGAAGGTAATGTAATTGCTCTAAAAATCAAATATGTTGTTGGCTTTGATGATAATGCTGGTAAATTTGTTGATGATGTAATTGCCTCAAGCCCGCAGACAATTTTTGTTCGCACATCAGGTAAGTCAGAAGCTGAAGTAAAACAAAAAAATAATTTAGACCAAATGATTGAAGATGCCCCACTTTCAAGTCAATCATTAATTCTTGATGCTGAAAAATTTGCCCATTTACAAATTCTTGCTAATTCAATTTATGACAAGAAAAAACCAAAACCAGAAGAAGTTCCTCAAAAAAAATCAGAATTCCGCTGAATCGATGACAAAGTTCCTGGCCAGCCTCGTCCTGAAGTAAAAAGACCTGAGATCAATCAAGATGAATTTTTTAAAGACAAACTAAAACCAGTTGCCGTAGAGGTTTCAACCTTCTCTTCTCTAGACGAGAGTCCTTATTTTGCTAGTCCATTCCAAGACAGTCCTCAGACTAGTCAAGGCTCTGAGTCAAGCCAGAGTTCAAATCAAGACTTACAGACTCTAAAACAAAAACTCGAAATTCTTTTAGGTGAGCAATTTAGTAATTATTTTAATAATCTTGATCCAAACATTAGTTTTGAAATTGAATCAGTAAAGCAAATCTCACCGGAGGTCTACAGCGTTAGTCTTTCGTTAGTAAAAAATGTTGTTGACGGAAATACAACTACCAAAGTTAAATCAGATAAAAGTCTAACACTAGTAGTACAAAAGCAACAAACTAACATTCCTGAACTAGCAAAATCTCCGCAAATTTCAAATACTTCTTGAGCAAAACAATATAATCCTGATGAGCCCTTAGCAAATTCAACAACAATAACTCTTGAGTTTAAAAACCCAATACAGACTGATGCCACCGGTAAGCCAACAAGTCAGTGACTGTCCTCAGTGCCTGTAACAATTCATCCGGCCTTAATAAACATTTCTCCTCAGGCCGATGTCCTTGACCAAGCAATAGCAAATGAGTTGCTATCTCGTTTAGACACCAATAGTTTAGTAGGGAGTCCTACTACTGATACTATTATGAAAGTACTACAAAGAAAACAAGTCGATGAAATCATCAAGGAGCTCAAAAGCAAAGTTTCTGAGATTTTATCTAGTCTTATACGCCCTGTTGAAAATGCCTTTGTTCGTCATGAAACAACTAAGTCGCATATTTTATCTTTAGCTCATATTCAAAATTCAAACCATTCGCCAATTAAATTATCACTAAATTCTTTAACAAACACTAACCCTGAAGTCAAAGTTGCAAATCTTAAACTTATTAACGAAAAAACTATTAGCTTTGATTTAGAAAGTTCAAATATTAAAAGGCTAATTAACGCGCCAATTGAAATAGCTTCTGAGTTATCTGACAAAAAATTTGATCTTGAATCAATGAAAGTTCATAACACTTTGAGTCAAGAAAATTCAGATTCTGATACACAAACACAAACCTCAACAATTACTTTTATTAAACCAAAATTTATTGTTGAGCGAACTGTTGGCGTGCCATGAAGTACTTCTGAAGTAGTTTTTGCTGCTAAGAAAAATTTAAATGACCCAACAAAACGAGATCTATCCAAAGTTAAAGACTCTAGCTTTTTTGTCTATGGATGGAGAATATTTACTATTCCACTTAATGGACAAACTTATCAAACCCCCGCTTTACAAGTCCAGCCTCTTTTTGATCCACTTGTTGATATGTTTCCTGTGCCTCAGGTTCAAAGTCTAACTAGTCTGTCATTTAAAGTTTTTGATCCTGATGGTTATTTATACCAAAAATTATATTCTAAATCAGCAACAAATGTTGATCTTTATTCTTATCGACTAAATCAAACAAAAGAACAATCAACTCGTAAAGGTTGAACTAACCAACACCCAAGTCAGGCAAATTTTGGTAATAATAATTTTAGTTTGCCTAATAACTATTTAAATATTATTACTAATCAGCCAACAAAAGTTACTTTTTATAATGCAAGTGATTTTATAACTGATTTATTTAATGATCCTGATCAAAAACAAGAAGATATTAATGACAAATACACTGATAATGTTAAAGAAAAAGTAGGAGCTAATGCTGCTGACTGAGGAAGTGCTTATTTTAACCTTTGGTATCCAAGAAAACTAATTCAAGAACAATCAAATATAATAAGTGCTAATTTAAATGACTTACTGTTTGTTGATCCAGATGAACTTGAAAAAAATATAAAAATGATTGCCCCGAATTTTACTAATTGGTGGCCTAACTTTCAAAATTCAGAAGTTGCCGAAATTCGCACAAAACATAACGAAGAAGCTTTCAAAAAAGTCAACCTTTTACCTCAAGGTTGAACCCAAATTCATGACGGGGGCTATCCACTTAAAGTTCAAAAAACCGCATTTAATCGCGACACTCGTACTTTTACACTTACAACAAATCTACCAATTCCAACTCAAGACTACTATCAAGATGTCAAAGACACTGATGACTGACGTTTTGTTTTCCAAAACGATAATAATCAAATTGCAATGCTCAAAGCTAATATGCTAAAACAAGGGTCAAAAAATCCACACTATCAGGACAAAGGTTGAATTCAATTTGAAACTGTAATACCTGAACATTTTTTCTCAACAAATGTTAGATTTGCTGGAATATTTAAACAAGAAGATAAAAAACTAAAATGACTGCCAATTATTGACACTGAATATGTAGTTGATGACCGTTATTTTGGTAATATTATCTCTGATCCTTTAGATCTTAAGAAAGCCCGTGGCCGTGGATTTACTAATAATGCCTTTGGTGATATATTCAAAGAATTTAACATTCACAGAAAAAAGCAATCTTAA